The following are encoded in a window of Variovorax paradoxus genomic DNA:
- a CDS encoding ABC transporter permease, whose product MPPEPQTPPPQPEAAAATAAAAHRSEARPRWTERLHGLGPVIGLVLLCIAGTLLNSDFATVDNAMNVLTRTAFIGIIAVGMCFVIISGGIDLSVGSMAALIAGSVIMFINWAGPASGSPLMAVMMGAVLAVVLGALFGLAHGLLITKGRIEPFIVTLGTLGIFRAYLTYFADGGALTLDNELSDLYAPVYYASLAGIPVPVWVFVIVAIIGGVILNRTAYGRYVQAIGSNEQVARYAAVDVDRVKILTYVLLGVCVGIATLLYVPRLGSASPTTGLLWELEAIAAVIVGGTALKGGAGSITGTVVGAILLSVISNILNLTSIISVYLNAAVQGFVIIVVAFLQRGRR is encoded by the coding sequence ATGCCACCGGAACCGCAGACACCTCCACCGCAGCCTGAAGCGGCCGCAGCAACTGCTGCAGCAGCGCACCGCAGCGAGGCCAGGCCGCGCTGGACCGAGCGCCTGCACGGCCTCGGCCCGGTCATCGGCCTCGTGCTGCTGTGCATCGCGGGCACGCTGCTCAACAGCGACTTCGCGACCGTCGACAACGCGATGAACGTGCTCACGCGCACCGCCTTCATCGGCATCATCGCGGTGGGCATGTGCTTCGTGATCATCTCGGGCGGCATCGACCTGTCGGTGGGCTCGATGGCCGCGCTCATCGCGGGCAGCGTGATCATGTTCATCAACTGGGCCGGGCCTGCTTCGGGCTCGCCGCTGATGGCGGTGATGATGGGCGCGGTGCTCGCCGTGGTACTCGGTGCGTTGTTCGGCCTGGCACACGGCCTGCTCATCACCAAGGGGCGCATCGAGCCCTTCATCGTGACGCTGGGCACGCTCGGCATCTTCCGCGCCTACCTCACGTACTTTGCCGACGGCGGCGCGCTCACGCTCGACAACGAACTGTCGGACCTGTACGCGCCGGTGTACTACGCGAGCCTTGCGGGCATCCCGGTGCCGGTGTGGGTGTTCGTGATCGTCGCGATCATCGGCGGCGTCATCCTGAACCGCACCGCCTACGGGCGCTATGTGCAGGCCATCGGCTCCAACGAGCAGGTGGCGCGCTACGCGGCTGTCGACGTCGACCGCGTGAAGATCCTCACCTACGTGCTGCTCGGCGTGTGCGTGGGCATTGCCACGCTGCTGTACGTGCCGCGCCTGGGCTCGGCCTCGCCGACCACCGGCCTGCTGTGGGAGCTCGAAGCGATCGCCGCGGTGATCGTCGGCGGCACCGCGTTGAAGGGCGGCGCGGGCAGCATCACCGGCACGGTGGTGGGCGCGATCCTGCTCTCGGTCATCAGCAACATCCTGAATCTCACCAGCATCATCAGCGTGTACCTGAACGCGGCGGTGCAGGGCTTCGTGATCATCGTCGTCGCATTCCTTCAAAGAGGCCGACGCTAG
- a CDS encoding ligase-associated DNA damage response exonuclease, with protein MPDTVDLVVARPEGLYCPPGDFYIDPWRPVARAVITHAHSDHARIGHAHYLAHTDSAGTLRARLGADIPLQTLPYGEVIKHHGVRLSLHPAGHVLGSAQVRLAHGGRVWVASGDYKTEADGTCTPFEPVPCDTFITESTFGLPIYRWPTQAVLFAEIDAWWRANAEAGRASVLFCYAFGKAQRILHGVDASIGPIVVHGAVEPLNAVYRAAGVALPQTLRVTDPGVDAALLKRALVLAPPSAQGTPWMKRFGNYADAFASGWMQLRGTRRRRGVDRGFVMSDHADWPGLQQAIAGTGAERVFVTHGSVQVMVRWLGENGLDAQGFKTEYGDEDDQEAPGGSGQAAHDGDAAGPHPDLPPEGEGAKT; from the coding sequence ATGCCTGACACGGTGGATCTCGTCGTCGCCCGGCCCGAGGGCCTGTACTGTCCGCCGGGCGATTTCTACATCGACCCGTGGCGGCCGGTGGCGCGTGCGGTCATCACGCACGCGCATTCCGACCATGCCCGTATCGGCCACGCGCACTACCTCGCGCACACCGACAGCGCCGGCACGCTGCGCGCACGGCTCGGCGCCGACATCCCGCTGCAGACGCTGCCTTACGGCGAGGTCATCAAGCACCACGGCGTGCGCCTGTCGCTGCATCCGGCGGGCCACGTGCTGGGCTCGGCGCAGGTGCGGCTCGCGCACGGCGGGCGCGTGTGGGTCGCCTCGGGCGACTACAAGACCGAGGCCGACGGCACCTGCACGCCCTTCGAGCCCGTGCCCTGCGACACCTTCATCACCGAGTCGACCTTCGGCCTGCCGATCTACCGCTGGCCCACGCAGGCGGTGCTGTTCGCGGAGATCGATGCGTGGTGGCGAGCCAATGCCGAAGCGGGCCGCGCGTCGGTGCTGTTCTGCTATGCCTTCGGCAAGGCACAGCGCATCCTGCATGGCGTGGACGCGTCGATCGGGCCCATCGTCGTGCATGGCGCGGTCGAGCCGCTCAACGCCGTGTACCGCGCGGCCGGCGTGGCGCTGCCGCAGACGCTGCGAGTCACCGACCCCGGTGTCGATGCGGCGCTGCTGAAGCGCGCGCTGGTGCTCGCACCGCCGTCCGCGCAGGGCACGCCCTGGATGAAGCGTTTCGGCAACTACGCCGATGCCTTCGCCAGCGGCTGGATGCAGCTGCGCGGCACGCGGCGACGGCGCGGCGTGGACCGCGGCTTCGTCATGTCGGACCACGCGGACTGGCCGGGCCTGCAGCAGGCGATTGCGGGCACGGGCGCCGAGCGCGTGTTCGTCACGCATGGCAGCGTGCAGGTGATGGTGCGCTGGCTCGGCGAGAACGGGCTCGATGCGCAGGGGTTCAAGACCGAGTACGGGGATGAGGATGACCAGGAAGCGCCCGGTGGGAGTGGGCAAGCGGCGCACGATGGGGACGCTGCCGGCCCCCATCCCGACCTTCCCCCGGAAGGGGAAGGAGCGAAGACATGA
- a CDS encoding phosphatase PAP2 family protein: MTHSIASDALSPQTWPRALWQRCRTLWLLKLAGNTVATLGFFPLYFWVMQNAGPAWVLPLTAVDRLIAFWPAMLPVYLTLWAYIALPVLLAKDRRELNTIAIGCAVMTAIALAVFWWMPTAIPNFAIDAALGSSLHFLKTFDAAGNAFPSLHVSFSVFACLVLARQLREAGAPLWLRLLNVVWAVAIVYSTMAVRQHVLIDVLGGFGLGLAMGFALRERPSAAPVPVAA; the protein is encoded by the coding sequence ATGACGCATTCCATCGCTTCCGACGCTCTTTCCCCGCAGACATGGCCGCGCGCCCTCTGGCAGCGCTGCCGGACGCTGTGGCTGCTCAAGCTGGCCGGCAACACCGTCGCCACGCTGGGCTTCTTCCCGCTGTACTTCTGGGTCATGCAGAACGCCGGACCCGCGTGGGTGCTGCCGCTCACGGCCGTCGACCGGCTGATCGCGTTCTGGCCGGCGATGCTGCCCGTGTACCTCACGCTGTGGGCCTACATCGCGCTGCCGGTGCTGCTGGCCAAGGACCGGCGCGAGCTGAACACCATCGCCATCGGTTGCGCCGTGATGACCGCGATCGCGCTGGCCGTGTTCTGGTGGATGCCCACGGCGATCCCGAACTTCGCGATCGATGCCGCACTGGGCTCGTCGCTGCACTTCCTCAAGACCTTCGATGCAGCGGGCAACGCCTTTCCGTCGTTGCATGTGTCGTTCTCGGTGTTCGCCTGCCTCGTGCTGGCGCGGCAGCTGCGCGAAGCCGGCGCGCCCCTGTGGCTGCGGCTGCTCAACGTCGTGTGGGCGGTGGCCATCGTGTACTCGACGATGGCGGTGCGCCAGCATGTGCTGATCGATGTGCTCGGCGGCTTCGGGCTGGGTCTGGCGATGGGCTTCGCGTTGCGCGAGCGGCCATCGGCGGCCCCTGTACCGGTCGCGGCGTAG
- a CDS encoding DUF3617 domain-containing protein yields the protein MTFRLFSLAAAAACLLAGPAFAIDYPARKPGLWEIQTGEGGAATAKTPGQTIQQCIDAATDKAMREMGQGMGKDMCSKQDLRLEGVKLVIDSVCKIGPTTATSRAVMSGDFSSAYRMESKSTYNPPLMGRTEGTSLIEAKWVGPCKPGQKPGDMVMANGMKMNLLDAMAKTPARK from the coding sequence ATGACCTTCCGCCTGTTCTCCCTTGCTGCCGCAGCAGCCTGCCTCCTGGCCGGCCCCGCGTTCGCCATCGACTACCCCGCGCGCAAGCCGGGCCTGTGGGAAATCCAGACCGGTGAGGGCGGCGCGGCCACGGCCAAGACGCCGGGTCAGACCATCCAGCAATGCATCGACGCCGCCACCGACAAGGCGATGCGCGAGATGGGCCAGGGCATGGGCAAGGACATGTGCTCGAAGCAGGACCTGCGCCTCGAGGGCGTGAAGCTCGTCATCGACTCGGTCTGCAAGATCGGCCCGACCACCGCGACTTCGCGCGCCGTGATGAGCGGCGACTTCAGCAGCGCCTACCGCATGGAAAGCAAGTCGACCTACAACCCGCCGCTCATGGGCCGTACCGAAGGCACGAGCCTCATCGAAGCGAAATGGGTCGGCCCTTGCAAGCCGGGCCAGAAGCCCGGCGACATGGTCATGGCCAACGGCATGAAGATGAACCTGCTCGACGCGATGGCGAAGACGCCCGCGCGCAAATGA
- a CDS encoding Gfo/Idh/MocA family protein, protein MTDTPLRTLRCAMVGGGRDAFIGAVHRKAMALDGQIALVAGALSSSPDKARASGRDLGLADDRNHGDWQALLADELKRPADERIDFVSIVTPNHVHYPVAQAFAEAGFHVVCDKPLVHTRAQADALVATVAKQGTVFGVTYNYTGYPMVRQAREMVRSGEIGEVRKVVVEYNQGWLASHVEAAGGNKQADWRTDPARSGAAGAIGDIGSHAENLVATVTGLDIESLCADLGALVPGRMLDDDGSLLLRFQGGARGVLVASQINTGLENDLRLRVSGTLGTLEWRQEQPSQLVHLPHDGPRRVLTRGAPWLCESARRASRLPAGHPEGFIEAFANVYAGVAADIRARLAGQVADPLAADYPRVEDGARGVRFIERTVASAASELKWTPW, encoded by the coding sequence ATGACCGACACCCCTCTTCGCACGCTGCGCTGCGCCATGGTCGGCGGCGGTCGCGACGCCTTCATCGGCGCCGTGCACCGCAAGGCCATGGCGCTCGACGGCCAGATCGCGCTGGTCGCCGGCGCGCTGTCGTCGAGCCCGGACAAGGCGCGCGCCTCGGGCCGCGACCTCGGCCTGGCCGACGACCGCAACCACGGCGACTGGCAGGCGCTGCTGGCCGACGAACTCAAGCGCCCGGCCGATGAGCGCATCGACTTCGTCTCGATCGTCACGCCCAACCACGTGCACTACCCCGTGGCGCAAGCCTTCGCGGAGGCCGGCTTTCACGTGGTGTGCGACAAGCCGCTGGTGCACACGCGCGCACAGGCCGATGCGCTGGTCGCCACCGTGGCGAAGCAGGGCACGGTGTTCGGCGTGACCTACAACTACACCGGCTACCCGATGGTGCGGCAGGCGCGCGAGATGGTGCGCTCGGGAGAGATCGGCGAAGTTCGCAAGGTCGTCGTCGAATACAACCAGGGCTGGCTCGCCAGCCACGTCGAAGCCGCGGGCGGCAACAAGCAGGCCGACTGGCGCACCGACCCCGCACGCAGCGGCGCGGCCGGCGCCATCGGCGACATCGGCTCGCATGCCGAGAACCTCGTGGCCACCGTCACCGGTCTCGACATCGAAAGCCTCTGCGCCGACCTCGGCGCGCTGGTGCCGGGCCGCATGCTCGACGACGACGGCAGCCTGCTGCTGCGCTTCCAGGGCGGTGCGCGCGGCGTGCTGGTGGCCTCGCAGATCAACACCGGGCTGGAGAACGACCTGCGACTGCGCGTGTCCGGCACGCTGGGCACGCTCGAATGGCGCCAGGAGCAGCCGAGCCAGCTCGTGCACCTGCCGCACGACGGGCCCCGGCGCGTGCTCACGCGCGGCGCGCCCTGGCTGTGCGAGTCGGCGCGGCGCGCGAGTCGTCTGCCGGCCGGCCATCCCGAAGGTTTCATCGAGGCGTTTGCGAATGTCTATGCGGGCGTGGCGGCGGACATCCGCGCGCGGCTCGCGGGGCAGGTGGCCGATCCGCTCGCGGCCGACTATCCGCGCGTGGAAGACGGCGCGCGCGGCGTGCGTTTCATCGAACGCACGGTGGCCTCGGCCGCCAGCGAATTAAAGTGGACGCCCTGGTAG
- a CDS encoding ROK family protein yields the protein MRLLESTFWSAGGSRHAMAEQLGFSKSKANGLIAGLVDQGLLAEAGLQRSSGGRRAENLQLNGELGVLVGIDIGATSLDVAVLRPDLTVLAQHEEAADVREGPAVVLARVRVLMRELLARCGQGARNVMGIGIGVPGPVNFEIGQLVNPPLMPAWDSFSIRDYLREDYAAPVFVDNDVNLMALGELWRLRRSLSNFLVIKIGTGIGCGIVCHGEVYRGAAGSAGDVGHICVDQEGPRCHCGNLGCVEAMAAGPAITRMAMQAAEAGESETLAECLRTRGRIDAFDVGQASRGGDPAANAIIQRAGSLIGQMLASVVNFFNPSHVFIGGGITRIGPLFLAAVRQSVYQRSLALSTRHLEIQYTPLGTQGGLVGAGVLAMQETLKARGVAP from the coding sequence ATGCGGTTGCTGGAATCGACCTTCTGGTCGGCCGGCGGCTCGCGCCATGCCATGGCCGAACAGCTCGGGTTTTCCAAGAGCAAGGCCAACGGCCTGATCGCCGGACTGGTCGACCAGGGCCTGCTTGCCGAAGCCGGCCTGCAGCGCTCCTCCGGCGGTCGGCGCGCAGAAAACCTCCAGCTCAATGGCGAACTCGGTGTGCTCGTCGGCATCGACATCGGCGCCACCAGCCTCGACGTCGCGGTGCTGCGCCCCGACCTCACGGTGCTGGCCCAGCATGAAGAAGCCGCCGACGTGCGCGAAGGCCCGGCCGTGGTGCTGGCCCGTGTGCGCGTGTTGATGCGCGAGTTGCTGGCCCGCTGCGGCCAGGGCGCCAGGAACGTCATGGGCATCGGCATCGGCGTGCCCGGCCCGGTCAACTTCGAAATCGGCCAGCTCGTGAACCCGCCGCTCATGCCGGCCTGGGACAGCTTCTCGATCCGCGACTACCTGCGCGAAGACTATGCCGCGCCGGTGTTCGTCGACAACGACGTCAACCTGATGGCGCTCGGCGAGCTGTGGCGGCTGCGCCGCTCGCTCTCGAACTTCCTCGTGATCAAGATCGGCACCGGCATCGGCTGCGGCATCGTCTGCCACGGCGAGGTGTACCGCGGCGCGGCGGGTTCGGCCGGCGACGTGGGCCACATCTGCGTCGACCAGGAAGGTCCGCGCTGCCACTGCGGCAACCTGGGCTGCGTCGAGGCGATGGCGGCCGGCCCCGCGATCACGCGCATGGCGATGCAGGCGGCCGAAGCCGGCGAAAGCGAAACGCTCGCCGAATGCCTGCGCACGCGCGGGCGCATCGACGCCTTCGACGTGGGCCAGGCCAGCCGCGGCGGCGACCCGGCGGCCAACGCCATCATCCAGCGCGCGGGCAGCCTGATCGGTCAGATGCTCGCGTCGGTCGTCAACTTCTTCAATCCGTCGCACGTGTTCATCGGCGGCGGCATCACGCGCATCGGGCCGTTGTTTCTCGCGGCCGTGCGCCAGAGCGTCTACCAGCGCTCGCTCGCGTTGTCGACGCGGCACCTGGAGATTCAATACACGCCGCTGGGCACGCAGGGCGGCCTCGTCGGCGCGGGCGTGCTGGCGATGCAGGAAACACTCAAGGCCCGAGGGGTGGCGCCATGA
- a CDS encoding ATP-dependent DNA ligase codes for MKDFAALYRELDASTSNLAKQAALQRYLREANAADAAWAVYFLAGGKPRQLVPTKLLRLLAQEAAGLPEWLFDESYDAVGDLAETIALLLPPPTEAHDLGLAAWVEQHLLPLRETAKRAPDELADRLRAQWRQLAAEERLVYFKLITGAFRVGVSKLQVTQALAAVGGIDAKRVAQRLMGYTHLGARPQAGDYAALIAPESDAEQVRKTSGQPYPFFLAHPFNLPLDQFDAVLGPPADWLVEWKWDGIRAQIVKRAGAVWVWSRGEELVTDRFPELAVLGEALPDGTVLDGEIVVWREDRVQPFAELQKRLGRKTLGAKLLRDIPVVLLAYDLLEWEGRDLRALPQSQRRVLLDELVMRMQHPSLLPSPLLTGTDWPDLARQREAARTLGVEGMMLKRRDAQYGVGRTKDVGVWWKWKIDPLSIDAVLIYAQRGHGRRASLFSDYTFAVWDGPPEQEDRKLVPFAKAYSGLTDAEMARVDAIIRRTTVESFGPVKSVKPTLVFELGFEGIARSTRHKSGIAVRFPRMLRWREDKPVAEADTLQTLATLLPS; via the coding sequence ATGAAGGACTTCGCCGCGCTTTACCGCGAGCTCGACGCGAGCACGTCGAACCTCGCCAAGCAGGCCGCATTGCAGCGCTACCTGCGCGAAGCCAACGCAGCCGATGCCGCGTGGGCCGTGTACTTCCTCGCCGGCGGCAAGCCGCGCCAGCTCGTGCCCACCAAGCTGCTGCGCCTGCTCGCGCAGGAAGCGGCGGGACTGCCCGAGTGGCTGTTCGACGAAAGCTATGACGCGGTGGGCGACCTCGCTGAGACCATCGCGCTGTTGTTGCCGCCACCGACCGAAGCACATGACCTCGGCCTCGCGGCGTGGGTCGAGCAGCACCTGCTGCCGCTGCGCGAGACCGCGAAGCGCGCGCCCGACGAACTGGCGGACCGCCTGCGTGCGCAATGGCGGCAGCTCGCGGCGGAGGAGCGGCTGGTGTACTTCAAGCTCATCACGGGCGCGTTCCGCGTGGGCGTGTCGAAGCTGCAGGTCACGCAGGCGCTCGCGGCGGTCGGCGGCATCGATGCCAAGCGCGTCGCGCAGCGGCTCATGGGCTACACGCACCTCGGCGCACGTCCGCAGGCCGGCGACTACGCCGCGTTGATCGCGCCGGAGTCCGATGCCGAGCAGGTGCGCAAGACCAGCGGCCAGCCCTATCCCTTCTTCCTCGCGCATCCGTTCAACCTCCCGCTCGACCAGTTCGATGCGGTGCTGGGCCCGCCGGCCGACTGGCTCGTCGAATGGAAGTGGGACGGCATCCGCGCACAGATCGTCAAGCGCGCGGGCGCGGTGTGGGTGTGGTCGCGCGGCGAGGAACTCGTGACAGATCGCTTCCCCGAACTCGCGGTGCTCGGCGAGGCCTTGCCCGACGGCACGGTGCTCGATGGCGAGATCGTGGTCTGGCGCGAAGACAGGGTGCAGCCCTTCGCCGAGCTGCAGAAGCGCCTCGGCCGCAAGACGCTCGGCGCGAAGCTGCTGCGCGACATCCCCGTGGTGCTGCTGGCCTACGACCTGCTCGAATGGGAAGGGCGCGATTTGCGTGCGCTGCCGCAGTCGCAGCGCCGCGTGCTGCTCGATGAACTGGTGATGCGCATGCAGCATCCGTCGCTGCTGCCGAGTCCGCTGCTCACAGGCACCGACTGGCCCGACCTCGCCCGCCAGCGCGAAGCTGCGCGCACGCTGGGCGTCGAAGGGATGATGCTCAAGCGCCGCGACGCGCAGTACGGCGTGGGCCGCACGAAGGACGTGGGCGTCTGGTGGAAGTGGAAGATCGATCCGCTGAGCATCGACGCCGTGCTCATCTACGCGCAGCGCGGGCACGGCCGCCGCGCGAGCCTCTTCAGCGACTACACCTTCGCGGTGTGGGACGGTCCGCCCGAACAGGAAGACCGCAAACTCGTGCCCTTCGCCAAGGCCTACTCGGGACTCACCGATGCGGAGATGGCGCGCGTGGACGCGATCATCCGCAGGACCACGGTCGAGAGCTTCGGTCCGGTGAAGAGCGTCAAGCCGACGCTGGTGTTCGAGCTGGGCTTCGAAGGCATCGCGCGCAGCACGCGGCACAAGAGCGGCATCGCGGTGCGCTTTCCGCGCATGCTGCGCTGGCGCGAGGACAAGCCGGTGGCCGAAGCCGACACGCTGCAGACGCTGGCTACGCTGCTGCCGTCATGA
- a CDS encoding sugar ABC transporter ATP-binding protein codes for MTAVETSKGSVAVEFDGVVKAFGPVQVLHGVSFALAPGRVYGLLGENGAGKSTLMKILSGYESLTSGTLRINGQQQSFTSSRDAEALGIVLIHQEFNLAEDLSVAQNIFLGHEKKKGFLLDDAAMERDAAAALAAVGLAIDPRTKVRRLIVAEKQLVEIAKAIARRARLLVMDEPTATLTPGETERLFKLIAQLRADGVTIIYISHKLDEVEQVTDEVIVMRDGRFVARAPTPEVSRQQMANLMVGRELADLYPPRDLVVAADAPALRVRNFSVPGWAQDASFEVRPGEILGFAGLVGAGRTELFEGLLGLRPASGTVEMRGEPVPHGKGWRNPRDAAKHGLTYLSEDRKGKGLHVHFGLRQNLTLMALERYAQPWLKPDAERIALAEAVKDYGIRTGSLDVRASSLSGGNQQKLALAKVLQPQPKVVVLDEPTRGVDIGAKRDIYFLIQRLAREGLAVIVVSSELMELIGLCHRVAVMRAGRLVATLDATHLTEEELIAHATGTADTSTAA; via the coding sequence ATGACCGCCGTGGAAACCAGCAAAGGCAGCGTGGCCGTCGAGTTCGACGGCGTGGTGAAGGCTTTCGGCCCCGTGCAGGTGCTGCACGGCGTGAGCTTCGCGCTCGCGCCGGGTCGCGTGTACGGCCTGCTCGGCGAGAACGGCGCGGGCAAGTCCACGCTGATGAAGATCCTGTCGGGCTACGAGTCGCTGACCAGCGGCACGTTGCGCATCAACGGTCAGCAGCAGAGCTTCACGAGCTCGCGCGATGCCGAAGCACTGGGCATCGTGCTGATCCACCAGGAGTTCAACCTCGCCGAAGACCTCAGCGTGGCGCAGAACATCTTCCTGGGCCACGAAAAGAAAAAGGGGTTCCTGCTCGACGACGCAGCGATGGAGCGCGATGCCGCCGCCGCACTCGCCGCCGTCGGCCTGGCCATCGACCCGCGCACCAAGGTGCGCCGGCTCATCGTCGCCGAGAAGCAGCTCGTCGAGATCGCGAAAGCCATCGCGCGCCGCGCGCGCCTGCTCGTCATGGACGAGCCCACCGCCACGCTCACGCCCGGCGAGACCGAGCGCCTGTTCAAGCTCATCGCGCAGCTGCGTGCCGATGGCGTGACCATCATCTACATCTCGCACAAGCTCGACGAGGTGGAGCAGGTCACCGACGAGGTGATCGTGATGCGCGACGGCCGCTTCGTGGCGCGCGCGCCCACGCCCGAGGTCTCGCGCCAGCAGATGGCCAACCTCATGGTCGGCCGCGAACTCGCCGACCTGTACCCGCCGCGCGACCTCGTCGTGGCGGCCGATGCGCCCGCCCTGCGCGTGCGCAATTTCAGCGTGCCCGGCTGGGCGCAGGACGCGAGCTTCGAGGTGCGCCCCGGCGAGATCCTCGGCTTCGCGGGCCTCGTCGGCGCGGGCCGCACCGAGCTGTTCGAAGGCCTGCTCGGGCTGCGCCCCGCGAGCGGCACGGTCGAGATGCGCGGCGAGCCCGTGCCGCATGGCAAGGGCTGGCGCAACCCGCGCGATGCCGCCAAGCACGGGCTCACTTACCTCAGCGAAGACCGCAAGGGCAAGGGCCTGCACGTGCACTTCGGCCTGCGCCAGAACCTCACGCTGATGGCCCTCGAGCGCTACGCGCAGCCCTGGCTGAAGCCCGACGCAGAGCGCATCGCGCTCGCCGAGGCGGTGAAGGACTACGGCATCCGCACCGGCTCGCTCGACGTGCGCGCTTCGTCGCTGTCGGGCGGCAACCAGCAGAAGCTCGCGCTCGCCAAGGTGCTGCAGCCGCAGCCCAAGGTGGTGGTGCTCGACGAGCCCACGCGCGGCGTGGACATCGGCGCCAAGCGCGACATCTATTTCCTGATCCAGCGACTCGCCCGCGAAGGCCTCGCGGTGATCGTCGTCTCGTCCGAGCTGATGGAGCTGATCGGCCTGTGCCACCGCGTCGCGGTGATGCGCGCGGGCCGGCTCGTTGCCACGCTGGACGCGACCCACCTGACTGAAGAGGAGCTCATCGCTCATGCCACCGGAACCGCAGACACCTCCACCGCAGCCTGA
- a CDS encoding substrate-binding domain-containing protein, whose product MTTFTRRLALTAVATAAFAASLPALAAEKVNLGVSIPAATHSFMGGINYWANQAKKDLEKQHKDLKITIKTAANAPEQANQLQDLSTVTKINALVVFPFESAALTKPVAQVKAKGAYVTVVDRGLTDTSAQDAYVAGDNTAFGKIPAEYIVKQLGGKGNVVALRGIATTLDNERMDAFNAVLKGSPDIKLLDAKYANWNRDDAFKVTQDYLTRFKQIDAIWAADDDMAVGVLKAISQAKRDDIKIVFGGAGAKDMVKTIMDGKDKRIGADVSYSPKFIYDAIKLTAEARLKGEKLPATTIIPSVLITKENAKDFYHPNSPF is encoded by the coding sequence ATGACGACTTTCACCCGACGCCTCGCGCTCACGGCGGTTGCCACCGCAGCGTTCGCCGCCAGCCTGCCCGCGCTTGCCGCGGAAAAGGTCAACCTCGGCGTGTCGATTCCCGCGGCCACGCACAGCTTCATGGGCGGCATCAACTACTGGGCCAACCAAGCGAAGAAGGACCTCGAGAAGCAGCACAAGGACCTGAAGATCACGATCAAGACCGCAGCCAATGCGCCCGAGCAGGCCAACCAGCTGCAAGACCTGTCGACGGTCACCAAGATCAACGCGCTCGTCGTGTTCCCCTTTGAATCGGCTGCGCTGACCAAGCCGGTCGCGCAGGTCAAGGCCAAGGGCGCGTACGTCACCGTGGTCGACCGCGGCCTCACCGACACCAGTGCGCAGGACGCGTACGTGGCCGGCGACAACACGGCCTTCGGCAAGATCCCGGCCGAGTACATCGTGAAGCAGCTCGGCGGCAAGGGCAATGTGGTGGCGCTGCGCGGCATCGCGACCACGCTAGACAACGAGCGCATGGACGCCTTCAACGCCGTGCTCAAGGGCAGCCCCGACATCAAGCTGCTCGATGCCAAGTACGCCAACTGGAACCGCGACGACGCCTTCAAGGTCACGCAGGACTACCTGACGCGCTTCAAGCAGATCGACGCCATCTGGGCCGCCGACGACGACATGGCCGTGGGCGTGCTCAAGGCCATCTCGCAGGCCAAGCGCGACGACATCAAGATCGTGTTCGGCGGCGCCGGCGCCAAGGACATGGTCAAGACCATCATGGACGGCAAGGACAAGCGCATCGGCGCCGACGTGAGCTACTCGCCCAAGTTCATCTACGACGCGATCAAGCTCACGGCCGAAGCGCGCCTGAAGGGCGAGAAGCTGCCGGCGACGACGATCATTCCGTCGGTGCTGATCACCAAGGAAAACGCCAAGGACTTCTACCACCCGAACTCGCCGTTCTGA